The following proteins are encoded in a genomic region of Bradyrhizobium sp. SK17:
- a CDS encoding CoA transferase: MQDVHEILADIWTGAGGALSVLDAVRLTGSEPQLPSSFRVAAAAQAPIAAAGLAAAEIWKARSGEAQDVAVDMRHAVVECRSERYLRLDDKPPPPAWDKIAGVYRVRDGRFVRLHTNFPHHRDAACKVLGCDAERDAVQAALLQWDGEAFETAAYAAGGVVALMRSHDEWSATPQARELAKLPLISIEKIGEAAPKPWPAGDRPLAGIRVLDLSRVIAGPVAGRTLAAHGADVLLISGPDLPAIPWLTIDTGRGKLTTFLELRSEEGRGVMRGLVAQADILSQGYRPQAIARLGFSPEEAASINPGIVYVTLSAYGHAGPWADRRGFDSLVQTTTGFNHAEGQAAGIEGPKELPAQMLDHATGYLMAFGAMMAKARQAREGGSWHVRVSLAQTGRWLWNLGRLQGGLTTEDLKADAVQPFIEQLPSGFGMLSSVRHAAVLSRTPAHWFRPAMPLGSHPPEFPVPGFPG, encoded by the coding sequence ATGCAAGACGTCCATGAAATTCTGGCTGATATCTGGACTGGCGCCGGCGGTGCGCTGTCCGTGCTCGACGCGGTCAGGCTGACTGGCAGCGAGCCGCAGCTGCCGTCCTCGTTTCGTGTCGCGGCGGCGGCGCAGGCGCCGATCGCCGCCGCTGGCCTTGCGGCAGCCGAGATCTGGAAAGCCCGCAGCGGCGAGGCGCAGGACGTCGCGGTCGACATGCGCCATGCCGTGGTCGAATGCCGCAGCGAGCGCTATTTGCGCCTCGACGACAAGCCGCCGCCACCGGCCTGGGACAAGATCGCCGGCGTCTATCGTGTCCGCGACGGCCGCTTCGTCCGCCTCCACACCAACTTCCCGCATCACCGCGACGCCGCCTGCAAGGTGCTGGGCTGTGACGCCGAGCGCGATGCGGTCCAGGCCGCGCTGCTGCAATGGGATGGCGAGGCGTTCGAGACCGCCGCCTATGCCGCAGGCGGCGTCGTTGCCCTGATGCGCTCGCATGACGAGTGGTCGGCGACACCGCAGGCCCGGGAGCTGGCAAAGCTGCCGCTGATCTCGATCGAGAAGATCGGCGAGGCCGCGCCGAAGCCGTGGCCCGCGGGCGACCGGCCGCTGGCCGGCATCCGCGTGCTCGATCTGTCGCGCGTGATCGCAGGTCCGGTCGCCGGCCGTACGCTCGCGGCGCATGGCGCCGATGTGCTGCTGATCTCGGGCCCCGATCTACCGGCGATTCCCTGGCTCACCATCGACACCGGCCGCGGCAAGCTGACCACGTTCCTCGAGCTGCGCAGCGAAGAGGGGCGGGGCGTGATGCGCGGCCTCGTGGCGCAGGCCGACATCCTGTCCCAGGGCTATCGACCGCAGGCGATCGCGCGGCTCGGCTTCTCGCCGGAAGAGGCGGCGAGCATCAACCCCGGGATCGTCTATGTGACGCTCTCGGCCTATGGGCATGCCGGGCCATGGGCGGACCGCCGCGGCTTCGATTCGCTGGTGCAGACCACGACCGGCTTCAATCATGCCGAAGGGCAGGCGGCCGGTATCGAAGGGCCGAAGGAACTGCCGGCCCAGATGCTCGACCACGCCACCGGGTATTTGATGGCATTCGGCGCCATGATGGCCAAGGCGCGGCAGGCCCGCGAGGGCGGCAGCTGGCACGTCCGGGTGTCGCTGGCGCAGACCGGGCGCTGGCTGTGGAATCTCGGCCGCCTCCAGGGCGGCCTTACGACCGAGGACCTGAAAGCGGACGCGGTGCAGCCTTTCATCGAACAGCTTCCGTCCGGCTTTGGCATGCTGAGTTCGGTTCGGCACGCCGCCGTGCTGTCGAGGACCCCGGCGCATTGGTTCCGTCCGGCCATGCCGCTCGGCAGCCATCCTCCGGAGTTTCCTGTCCCGGGGTTTCCCGGATGA
- a CDS encoding error-prone DNA polymerase: MKAPVTDYAEIGITSNFSFLRGGSDPRAYVHQASELGIPVIGIADHNTLAGVVRAWKELDSEKVAHPPKFLVGARIVFIDGTPDILVYPRDRAAYGRLCQLLTRGKRGGGRAFSSEVDTGSREENASTQKSERVEKGDCRLTLPDLVDFAEGQLLVLALPHRFETDDALDVLAQLKASAADGVWLAASLLYRGDDRRRLARLHGLATEAGVPLLATNEVLYHHPARRPLQDVLTCIREKTTIEAVGRRLEANAERHLKPAHEMARLFRDWPAAIAETMRFAARISFSLDQLKYQYPDEPVPPGKTAQRHLEDLTWRGAHRKFPTRISPKLKKTLHKELRLIRKLKYAHYFLTVHDIVHYARSQNILCQGRGSAANSAVCYVLGVTSVDPTKVDLLFERFISKERLEPPDIDVDFEHSRREEVMQYVYRRYGRHRAAIIATVIHYRPRSAIRDVGKALGLTEDVTAALADTVWGSWGKGLNDMQVRQAGLDPKNAMITLAVELATELIEFPRHLSQHVGGYVLTQDRLDTYVPIGNAAMDDRTFIEWDKDDVDALHMMKVDVLALGMLTCIRKCFDLIDDHKGKRWELASVPPDDEKVYDMLCRGESLGVFQVESRAQMNMLPRLKPRTFYDLVIEVAIVRPGPIQGDMVHPYLRRRNKQEQVSYPSPASDKGDKNELYNVLHKTLGVPLFQEQAMRIAIEAAHFTSEEANGLRRSMATFRNLGTIGSYEEKLVGNMVARGYDPDFARSCFDQIKGFGSYGFPESHAASFAQLVYISSWLKHYHPDAFCCGLLNSQPMGFYAPAQIVGDARHNGVTVREVDVSFSFAQNTLEEKVGDHCAVRLGFRQIDGFHWLDEDEERLKRMQQTLRSTGESGGHERVGSLPLAGESWREGQATTTARAAYPSP; this comes from the coding sequence ATGAAGGCGCCAGTCACAGACTATGCCGAGATCGGCATCACCAGCAATTTCTCCTTCCTGCGTGGCGGCTCCGATCCGCGCGCCTATGTGCATCAGGCGAGCGAACTCGGGATTCCCGTGATCGGGATCGCCGATCACAACACGCTGGCCGGCGTGGTGCGCGCCTGGAAGGAGCTCGACAGCGAGAAGGTCGCCCATCCGCCCAAGTTCCTGGTCGGCGCCCGCATCGTCTTCATCGACGGCACGCCCGACATCCTGGTCTATCCGCGCGACCGCGCCGCCTATGGCCGGCTGTGCCAGCTCTTGACCCGCGGCAAGCGCGGCGGCGGCAGAGCGTTTTCCAGCGAAGTGGACACCGGTTCGCGTGAAGAAAACGCGTCAACACAAAAATCCGAGCGCGTCGAGAAGGGCGACTGCCGGCTCACCTTGCCTGATCTCGTCGATTTCGCCGAAGGTCAGCTTTTGGTGCTGGCGCTGCCGCATCGTTTCGAGACCGATGACGCGCTCGACGTGCTCGCTCAATTGAAGGCGAGCGCTGCCGATGGCGTCTGGCTCGCCGCGAGCCTGCTTTATCGCGGCGACGACAGGCGCCGCCTCGCACGGCTGCATGGCCTCGCCACCGAAGCGGGCGTACCGCTGCTCGCCACCAACGAGGTGCTCTATCACCATCCCGCGCGCCGTCCGTTGCAGGACGTGCTGACCTGTATCCGCGAAAAGACCACCATTGAGGCGGTCGGCCGCCGGCTTGAAGCCAACGCCGAGCGGCATCTCAAGCCGGCGCATGAAATGGCAAGGCTGTTCCGCGACTGGCCAGCCGCCATCGCGGAAACCATGCGCTTCGCCGCGCGCATCTCATTCTCGCTCGACCAGCTCAAATACCAGTATCCCGACGAGCCGGTGCCGCCGGGCAAGACCGCGCAGCGTCATTTGGAGGATTTGACCTGGAGGGGAGCGCACCGAAAATTTCCAACTCGGATTTCGCCTAAACTCAAGAAGACCTTGCACAAGGAATTGCGTCTCATCAGGAAGCTGAAATACGCACATTACTTCCTCACCGTGCACGACATCGTGCACTATGCGCGCAGCCAGAACATCCTGTGCCAGGGCCGCGGCTCGGCGGCGAACTCGGCAGTCTGTTATGTGCTCGGCGTTACCTCGGTCGATCCGACCAAGGTCGATCTCTTGTTCGAGCGCTTCATCTCCAAGGAGCGGCTGGAGCCGCCCGACATCGACGTCGATTTCGAGCATTCGCGGCGCGAGGAGGTGATGCAATATGTCTACCGCCGCTATGGCCGGCATCGCGCAGCGATCATCGCGACCGTGATCCATTATCGTCCGCGCAGCGCGATCCGCGACGTCGGCAAGGCGCTCGGGCTGACCGAGGATGTCACCGCGGCGCTCGCCGACACCGTGTGGGGCAGCTGGGGCAAGGGCCTCAACGACATGCAGGTGCGGCAGGCCGGGCTCGATCCGAAAAACGCGATGATCACTCTCGCGGTCGAGCTCGCCACCGAGCTGATCGAGTTTCCGCGCCATCTCTCGCAGCATGTCGGCGGCTATGTGCTGACCCAGGACCGGCTCGACACCTATGTGCCGATCGGCAACGCCGCGATGGACGACCGCACCTTCATCGAATGGGACAAGGACGACGTCGACGCGCTGCACATGATGAAGGTCGACGTGCTCGCATTGGGCATGCTGACCTGCATCCGCAAATGTTTCGACCTGATCGATGACCACAAGGGCAAGCGCTGGGAGCTCGCCTCGGTCCCGCCGGACGACGAGAAGGTCTACGACATGCTGTGCCGCGGGGAATCGCTCGGCGTGTTCCAGGTCGAGAGCCGGGCGCAGATGAACATGCTGCCGCGCCTGAAGCCGCGCACCTTCTACGATCTCGTCATCGAGGTCGCGATCGTGCGCCCCGGGCCGATCCAGGGCGACATGGTGCATCCCTATCTGCGGCGGCGCAACAAGCAGGAGCAGGTGAGCTATCCGTCGCCGGCATCTGACAAGGGCGACAAGAACGAACTCTACAACGTCCTGCACAAGACGCTCGGCGTGCCGCTGTTCCAGGAGCAGGCGATGCGGATCGCGATCGAGGCGGCGCATTTCACCTCGGAGGAGGCCAACGGCCTGCGGCGTTCGATGGCGACCTTCCGCAACCTCGGCACCATCGGCAGCTATGAGGAGAAGCTGGTCGGCAACATGGTAGCGCGCGGCTACGATCCGGATTTCGCCCGCAGCTGCTTCGACCAGATCAAGGGTTTCGGCTCCTACGGCTTTCCGGAAAGCCATGCCGCGAGCTTCGCCCAGCTCGTCTACATCTCGTCATGGCTGAAGCATTATCATCCCGATGCGTTCTGCTGCGGCCTGCTCAACTCGCAGCCGATGGGTTTCTATGCCCCGGCGCAGATCGTCGGCGACGCCCGCCACAACGGCGTCACGGTGCGCGAGGTCGACGTCTCCTTCAGCTTTGCGCAGAACACGCTGGAGGAGAAGGTCGGTGATCACTGCGCGGTCCGGCTCGGCTTCCGCCAGATCGACGGCTTTCACTGGCTCGATGAGGACGAGGAGCGGTTGAAACGAATGCAGCAGACGCTGCGCAGTACAGGTGAGTCAGGGGGGCACGAACGGGTGGGCTCTCTCCCCCTTGCGGGGGAGAGTTGGAGAGAGGGGCAAGCCACGACCACCGCCCGTGCGGCTTACCCCTCTCCCTAA
- a CDS encoding heme-binding protein: MRYLTALIGAACVAFVTATGAFAQVPSNPDNPNDVVPDALTPPPYGEPINLETAKKVAAAAVAETQKRNWNAFCIAIVNPAGELVYFEKQDNCQYASIGVSQHKARTATRYRRPTLTFENLIGKGAYFNYLMTLDDVIASRGGNLLMVDGKIVGAIGVSGGSGSQDNVISLAGQAALK; this comes from the coding sequence ATGCGTTATCTCACTGCGCTCATCGGCGCGGCATGCGTCGCGTTCGTCACCGCCACCGGCGCCTTTGCCCAGGTGCCCTCCAATCCCGACAATCCCAACGACGTCGTCCCCGATGCGCTGACGCCGCCGCCCTATGGCGAACCGATCAACCTCGAAACCGCCAAGAAGGTCGCCGCCGCGGCGGTCGCCGAGACCCAGAAGCGGAACTGGAATGCATTCTGCATCGCGATCGTCAATCCGGCCGGCGAGCTCGTCTATTTCGAGAAGCAGGACAATTGCCAATACGCCTCGATCGGTGTCTCGCAGCACAAGGCGCGCACCGCGACCCGCTATCGCCGGCCGACGCTGACGTTCGAAAACCTGATCGGCAAGGGCGCCTATTTCAACTATCTCATGACGCTCGATGACGTGATCGCCTCGCGTGGCGGCAATTTGCTGATGGTCGACGGCAAGATCGTCGGCGCCATCGGCGTCAGCGGCGGCTCCGGCTCGCAGGACAACGTGATCTCGCTCGCCGGCCAGGCCGCGCTGAAGTGA
- a CDS encoding UdgX family uracil-DNA binding protein (This protein belongs to the uracil DNA glycosylase superfamily, members of which act in excision repair of DNA. However, it belongs more specifically to UdgX branch, whose founding member was found to bind uracil in DNA (where it does not belong), without cleaving it, appears to promote DNA repair by a pathway involving RecA, rather than base excision.), which translates to MHLIVLDNDTDFEGWRKAARQLASHDVRPADVTWQIRSDDALLPTSRANEMPDAPQVQFNVPARFVELARTAILHCHDERFALLYRLLWRLRSHHDLLGTTIDPDVAEVHAMARAVYGDIDRMHAHLRFREIGREHKAHYVAWFEPEHHIVASAAPFFASRFADMPWSILTPDVCAHWDGHAISITSGIAKSEVPSEDRLEEVWRRHHNGLFNPARLKLMEAPQAYWRNLPEDSIIKPLIEDAMRMTSGPFIARRASEPQKRQDVPMPRKQAHDRQAHEAIADAIAALREEAAACRACPLWKDATQTVFGEGPQNATLMLVGEQPGDKEDLAGHPFVGPAGQMLDRALKEAGIDRAKVYITNAVKHFKFVQRGKVRLHQKPGTAEIRTCRPWYQRELAAVRPELVVALGATAAQSVLGKITPINKNRGRLIEHDGTRVLVTVHPSYLLRLPDESTKALEYQHFIDDLKIAAGQLRDAADAA; encoded by the coding sequence ATGCATCTCATCGTGCTCGACAACGACACCGATTTCGAAGGCTGGCGCAAAGCCGCACGGCAACTGGCATCGCATGACGTCAGGCCGGCGGACGTCACATGGCAAATACGCAGTGACGACGCGTTGCTGCCGACATCCCGCGCGAACGAGATGCCCGACGCGCCGCAGGTGCAGTTCAACGTCCCCGCCAGATTCGTCGAGCTGGCGCGAACGGCGATCCTGCATTGCCATGACGAGCGCTTCGCCCTGCTCTATCGCCTGCTGTGGCGACTGCGCAGCCATCACGATCTGCTCGGCACGACCATCGATCCTGATGTCGCCGAAGTCCACGCAATGGCACGCGCGGTCTATGGCGACATCGACAGGATGCATGCGCATCTCCGCTTCCGCGAAATCGGCCGCGAGCACAAGGCGCACTACGTCGCCTGGTTCGAGCCCGAGCATCATATCGTCGCGTCCGCCGCACCGTTTTTCGCCAGCCGCTTCGCCGACATGCCGTGGTCGATCCTGACCCCGGATGTCTGCGCGCATTGGGACGGCCACGCGATCTCGATCACGTCAGGCATCGCCAAGTCCGAGGTGCCGAGCGAGGATCGGCTCGAGGAGGTCTGGCGGCGTCATCACAACGGCCTGTTCAATCCCGCCCGGCTGAAACTGATGGAGGCGCCGCAGGCCTATTGGAGGAACCTGCCCGAGGACTCGATCATTAAGCCCTTGATCGAAGACGCCATGCGCATGACCAGCGGTCCCTTCATCGCACGCCGGGCGAGCGAACCGCAGAAGCGGCAGGATGTGCCGATGCCCCGCAAGCAGGCCCATGACAGGCAAGCCCATGAAGCGATTGCTGACGCGATCGCCGCCTTGCGCGAAGAGGCCGCCGCTTGCCGCGCCTGTCCACTGTGGAAGGACGCGACGCAGACCGTGTTCGGCGAAGGCCCGCAGAACGCGACACTGATGCTGGTCGGCGAACAGCCTGGCGACAAGGAAGACCTCGCCGGCCATCCGTTCGTCGGACCGGCCGGGCAGATGCTCGATCGTGCGCTCAAGGAAGCGGGTATCGATCGCGCCAAGGTCTACATCACCAACGCGGTGAAGCATTTCAAATTCGTGCAGCGCGGCAAGGTCCGACTGCACCAGAAACCGGGCACGGCGGAGATCCGCACCTGCCGTCCATGGTATCAGCGCGAGCTCGCCGCCGTCAGGCCGGAACTGGTGGTGGCGCTCGGCGCGACCGCAGCGCAAAGCGTGCTCGGCAAGATCACGCCGATCAACAAGAACCGCGGCAGGCTGATCGAGCACGACGGAACCAGGGTGCTGGTCACAGTGCATCCTTCTTATCTGCTGCGGTTGCCAGACGAGAGTACCAAGGCACTGGAATATCAGCATTTTATCGACGACTTGAAGATCGCGGCAGGTCAACTGCGAGACGCCGCCGATGCGGCTTGA
- a CDS encoding ImuA family protein codes for MNGARTGTLASLRGSIARIEASSEAAMPSRVALGHSGADAMLRGGLAPAALHEVFAAGHQSGAATGFIAGLAGRLSARKPLVWVRQDFSDRENGALSMRGLAELGLDPRLLVTVRAADVDGALRTAADALACDALGAVVLEVWGEARQLDLVASRKLTLASQAAGVTALVLRIAATPIPSTAETRWIVRAAHSPPGHAASAWGAPRFDAELVRNRHGPVGRWIMEWKCDECQFSEPSANSQPVAATPAHRPHQAQARAGNRLAS; via the coding sequence ATGAACGGCGCACGCACGGGTACGCTTGCGTCTCTGCGCGGCAGCATCGCGCGCATCGAGGCGTCATCGGAGGCGGCGATGCCGAGCCGCGTTGCGCTCGGTCACAGCGGCGCCGACGCGATGCTGCGCGGCGGGCTTGCACCGGCTGCGCTGCACGAGGTGTTCGCGGCCGGCCATCAAAGTGGCGCGGCGACCGGCTTCATCGCGGGGCTCGCCGGACGGCTATCGGCGCGCAAGCCGCTGGTGTGGGTGCGGCAGGATTTTTCCGACCGCGAGAACGGCGCGCTGTCGATGCGCGGGCTTGCCGAGCTCGGCCTCGATCCGCGCCTGCTGGTCACGGTGCGCGCCGCCGATGTCGATGGCGCCCTGCGCACTGCGGCCGATGCGCTGGCCTGCGATGCGCTCGGCGCTGTGGTGCTCGAGGTCTGGGGCGAGGCGCGCCAGCTCGATCTCGTCGCCAGCCGCAAATTGACGCTTGCGTCGCAGGCTGCCGGCGTCACCGCGCTGGTGCTGCGGATCGCGGCGACGCCGATCCCCTCGACCGCGGAGACGCGCTGGATCGTGCGCGCGGCGCATTCGCCGCCCGGCCATGCGGCCTCCGCCTGGGGCGCGCCGCGCTTCGATGCCGAACTCGTGCGCAATCGTCATGGCCCGGTCGGGCGATGGATCATGGAATGGAAATGTGATGAGTGCCAGTTCAGTGAACCGTCGGCGAATTCTCAGCCTGTGGCTGCCACGCCTGCCCATCGACCGCATCAAGCGCAAGCTCGCGCAGGAAATCGCCTCGCAAGCTGA